tgagtgagagtgtgtttgtgtgtgggcaCATGATGCATATCTGTGAAGTTGACAGGTTAATGCTTGTTACTTGTGTGTAATTACTATTTACTATATCATAAACTGTATGAATGACCTGTATAATACAAAGGCAAGAAGTAtacaaaatcaataaaaaaaatctgtataaaaaaatcaatgtcaTCTATGCCTGATATTTCTTGCTGCTTAACAACACCTGTGTTTATCATTGTTAGTGCAGAAATGTAATTAGTAAGTACTGTAAGTTGAGTATTGTATTTCTGTAGCACTTGGGTACTTCAGTGTAGTTTCTGTTAACTTGTACTCCATTATAGTTAAGAGCTAACGTACAGCCTCTACAAAGTATATACTACTAATACAGCTACatttacattacttcttcaatTTTCATGCATTTGTAACATTAACAGCAATAACTTGTTTCCATGTAgcgcagggatgggcaactgtggtcacagcaagggccacattcatttaattctcaccgccagaggggccaaattgtagaatacaaaaaacgattaaagtcaattatgtctcaaatttaactcaacatacaccagtgatcaaatatcattatggacatatttctggttttccactatttcatggcagattttgtcatcttttcttcatgtttccaattaattgatatgtcaaaattgacccgagggccacattgagggtcgatgggggccgcatgtggccgccgggccgccagttgcccaacCCCTGATGTAGTGGAACCAAGGTTTAGCGGGAAAGACATCAGGGGAAGTTTTACTCAGCGACGCTACAGTTGCACTTCCGGTCCACATGTAAAACCCCTTTCAGCGTGAATAGACGGTGGACTGTAACTATCTGTATACACtcggcagaaaaaaaaagcagttttgcAGTCTTTCCTTATTTAAAACATCTGTAAACATGAAGCTGCTTACGCACAACATGCTGACATCTCACGTGAAAGGAGTCACTAAAGGATATCCGCTTCTCATCAAGGTAAACTACGTCATTTATTCTAAATACCTGCTTTTTTTACTTACTTTAATGAGACAGTAGTTTGTTTTATAAGACATGTTTTGCAAGAGATTTGAAAAGAGATCCTCAGCCACAATGTGTGCTGTTGTTTTAGGACATTAAGGTCCATAATATTGAATTGCGAATTGAATTCCCTCccgatgtttttttttttttcgttgtGAAGGCGACTGAGGTGAAGATGAATGAGGTGGAGTTCAACCCTCAATTTGTCAGCAGGATGATTCCCAAGCTGGAGTGGAGTGCGCTCATCCAGGCTGCAGAGGAGGTGAGTCTAATCTCACTTCATGAAAACCAACATATCAAACCATATCCAAAGTTTTTGCAGCATATCACAGAGACATCAGTAGAAGCTCGCAGGCTGTGGTGTGTCTAAATGTTGTCTGGAGTATTTGTCAAGCATTTGGAAATGAACCTTTTCAAATACAACATAGCCTTTCCTCTGGGGCTCATGGTTGGATAATAATGTTAGGAAAGTTAGAGAATTTGGCTCGACAAGGAGGCGAGGAGGCTTAGTCTTTAATGACAATTGAAGAGATGCATATTTCCCTCTGGATTTCACTCTGGTTTCAGTTTTCAATACAATTATAGGAAAAACAATTTGAACATTTAAGaatctgggggaaaaaaaaaaaagatcctaaTTCAAACCACATGAGGGCAAATGGAAAACACTGGCTCTGCCCTGTGGTCATTAGGCACAATTACAAAATTATTCAATTGTATCATTTAACACCAGCTAAATATACACCTGCAAAAATTGGACTCATGGATTACAATTACCTTTTAAAGATGTCAAGTTGAAGGAAGTTCTTAACTGTATTTGATGTGGGACTtttactttctttgtttttattggaaACGAGACATCCACATGACTTCAATGAGTTTCAGAAAACATTAGCCAATTCCATTTTccctcttttcccttttttttttttttcaaatagttGATTGGTCTGTTGTTCCTAACTGCTAAATGTGTCCAGTTTTTTTTAGTGGTTTACTTTGTAATGATTttatgtttgagttttttttctgtccatccCTCCGTTCTCTTCCGCTTATCCGGGTCATGTAGCAGCAGGCTAAACAAGTTGCCCCAGATGTCCCTCTCCTTAGCGTCGTTTTCAAGCTCATCTTGGGGGATTCCTAGACCTGAAAgagatatataatccctccagtgtGTTCGGGGTCTACCTCATTGTCTCCTCCTAGTTAAATGTGCCCGGAAGACCTCCAAAGTGCAGGGGCTGTTAACATTTTTAGGTGGCCCACATTGGCTGTAGGTAGCCCAGTGGGGCTGGCGTCACGTTGCTGCCACTGGtgtcttcttgtgttttctgaagcagcCCATTATATGTAATAGTCATGATGACCATCTTTGTGTCTGCTTTTCCTCAAGCTTCCCGGCTGCATCGATTCTGTGAAATCTGCATTGACACGCGTAACGGCACGGTGCACATGGCGATATGTTGCCATATCCATTTTTTGAGGGTTGGAATGTAGATTGATTGATATATCGAAAGTGTTACCTTTCGGCTCTGCTCCCTCTTCACCAAGACGGTCTGGCACAACGCCTGCTAAACTGCTGATACTGCAGCAATCTGTCTGTGCACCTCGCACTCAGTTTTACCCTCACTCATGAACAAGACCCGGAGATACTTGAACTGTTTCACTTGAAGCAGGGATTCACTCCCCAATTGGAGGGAGCATGTCACCATTTCCtggcagagaaccatggcctcaGACTTGGAGATGCTGCCTCTGATCCAGACCGATTTGCACTTGGCTGCAAACTGTCTTAATGACTGCTGGAGGTGCCAGTCTGAAGAAACCAACAAATCTAGTATTCTATCAATGTGAAGCTGTGTATTTCCTGTCTGGGTTTTGGTTGACCTACAGGCTGTCTCTTTGCCAAGTGATGACCTTCCAGCCTAAACATCACTTAACAGTGTATCCTTTTTCCTCTGTAGTTGGGTCATCGACAGGATCTGCCAGGTGAGCTGGTGCCAGACTACGAGAAAGATGAGGAGTTCCTGAAGATGGTACACAGAGTGCTGTTAGAGGTGAAGAGCTCACAGTGATTCCTGTAAAGAATTCacctttatttttattgaaatggTTCCATTACTCTAGTATGCAATTTTCTTGCAGGGGCtacaacagctttttttttttatcgatGAGGTTATTTCCTGGGTTTTTTTCATTAGCTGATTAACCTATggtctttaaaatgttaaaaaaaattgtgaaagGACATAGACATATTATCAAATATCAAAAGCAAACTATCTTTTTAACATTGCATTATATGCATGTAGCATGTGAGGGAATTCTTTACCtaagacactttttttatttatttttttagatttatttttggggctttttgtgcctttattggagagataggacagtggataaagtcggAAAGTAgggaaatgacatgcggaaaaggagccacaggctggattcgaacctgggtcgcccgcttggaggactatagcctccatacaaaCATACTGTGgaactaaccactgcgccaccagcgtccCACCTTATACacttataaaaatatatatatatatatatatatatatatatatatatatatatatatatatatatataattaacaTGAAATATCATCTATTCATTACATGATTACGAGCCAAATAGAAAATGTTACAGTGTCCTTTGTTAGTCCAAAGTTCAGTTGATTGAGAACCACCTGCCTGAAATATTGCATATAGGATTTTTCTCCAAAGAAACTTAGAGGCAGAGGCCAAACCACACTTACCAAAAGTTTGGCAACAGATGTGTCCTTTTTGGTTCTGgctaaaacaagaaaacataatTTGTTGTCAGTCTTGTGGTGGCCTTATACCATGTTCTTCtgtctgatgtgtttgtgtgtgtgtgtctgtgtctctgtcgtTCAGGTGGAAGTGATAGAGGGCTTTCTGCAGTGCCCTGAATCCGGGCGAGAGTTCCCAATCACCAGAGGAATCCCCAACAtgctgctgaatgaagaagaggCGTAGACAGCATGTCCAGACCTCTAAACTGTCCCTTGGATGAAGCTGTATGTACTCAGAGAGAGGCTGGACTCTTGTTGGCCACactgtttgtttgatttattgtgGTTCTGACATTAATGTGGCAGCAGATGGCGCAAAAAGATTTGATGAATAACAGACGGAAAAGTTCCCTGAGAGTCACCCCTGGAGGTtttatctgtatttatttttgctatTGTTcctgttagtttgttttttcaatAAAACTGTCTCGATTTCCATGACAGcgaaaatgttttttctgtcattgtgaAAAAATATGGATTCACGTATATTACAGAAATGCCTAAGCTGCATGAGTTAGCGGCGAAGCTCTGAaccccatctcctcctctctcagggtTTTAGAAAGTGCTGAGGGCCAGATGACGTGGCAGTGGCTCGTCTATATTTGGCTTTGAggaaaagagtaaaaaaaaaaaaaaaagcaggctaGAATTTGTTTTTGAGGAAGTCtcaaaaggaagtttttttccttttatgcCATCCATCatagcatacacacacacacaagcgcatGATACCCCACTCTGACAGCCTACTTTGATCTGTGATGCCTTACGGGGGGATCTCTTTAAGAAAGGTGAAGTCAAcagacaaattaaacattttgcattCGTCTCTGATTGAGACACTGCAGCAGCCAGTCAAGTTGGAACAGGAGTGTGTTTGTTCGCAGGCCGTGTTATCATTTTTAGAACCATGCCAGGACAGATgatggagggggaggaggaggaggaggaggaggaaggggggggttTGCCCTGACCAGAAGCCTTGAGGCAGTCTCAGTCTCTCCTACCTTTCCCTTCTACTTAGAGCAATTACAGGCCTTCACCCGCAACTATAATAACGGTATAATGGGATGGCAGCAGA
This is a stretch of genomic DNA from Labrus bergylta chromosome 9, fLabBer1.1, whole genome shotgun sequence. It encodes these proteins:
- the trmt112 gene encoding multifunctional methyltransferase subunit TRM112-like protein; the encoded protein is MKLLTHNMLTSHVKGVTKGYPLLIKATEVKMNEVEFNPQFVSRMIPKLEWSALIQAAEELGHRQDLPGELVPDYEKDEEFLKMVHRVLLEVEVIEGFLQCPESGREFPITRGIPNMLLNEEEA